In Chthoniobacterales bacterium, the following are encoded in one genomic region:
- the lgt gene encoding prolipoprotein diacylglyceryl transferase, whose protein sequence is MIAYWLHNLDPFAIRFGESFGIRWYGLAYLAAFAAAYLIYRNLARRGFAVIPAAMVGDFITGCAVFGVLIGGRLGYMLFYDFPAFIDDPLIFFRVWEGGMSAHGGILGVVLYTLWYAWRHKVNWPGLGDNLVVGAPLGLFFGRMANFINGELYGRASNLPWAVKFPSEVYELPLETQRELLARAQELLGGPASLDQVAALARGSDASWHDLLGQFLTPRHPSQIYEGVLEGLLLFAVLWILRTKVRTANGVITGAFFVGYAVLRSLGEFFREPDSGYVWLLTKGQFLSVFLLLVGIGFWVAARWRPSYPPALAKS, encoded by the coding sequence ATGATCGCCTACTGGCTCCACAACCTTGACCCTTTCGCCATCCGGTTCGGCGAGAGCTTCGGCATACGCTGGTATGGTCTGGCTTACCTCGCGGCGTTCGCCGCCGCGTATCTCATTTACCGGAATCTCGCGCGGCGCGGATTCGCGGTAATTCCCGCGGCCATGGTCGGCGACTTCATCACGGGGTGCGCGGTGTTCGGCGTGTTGATCGGCGGGCGCCTCGGCTACATGCTGTTTTATGACTTCCCCGCTTTCATTGATGACCCGCTGATTTTTTTCCGCGTCTGGGAAGGCGGGATGTCGGCCCACGGCGGCATCCTCGGCGTGGTGCTTTACACGCTCTGGTATGCATGGCGGCACAAGGTGAACTGGCCCGGCTTGGGCGACAATCTCGTGGTCGGTGCGCCGCTCGGACTTTTTTTCGGACGGATGGCGAACTTCATCAACGGCGAACTCTACGGACGCGCGTCCAATTTGCCGTGGGCGGTGAAATTTCCCTCGGAGGTTTACGAACTGCCGCTCGAGACCCAGCGGGAATTGCTGGCACGGGCGCAGGAGTTGCTCGGCGGCCCGGCAAGTCTGGACCAGGTGGCGGCCTTGGCGCGGGGATCGGATGCGTCGTGGCATGATTTGCTCGGACAATTTCTCACGCCGCGTCATCCATCGCAGATTTACGAAGGGGTGCTCGAAGGTCTCCTGCTTTTCGCGGTGCTTTGGATTCTTCGCACCAAAGTCCGCACAGCCAACGGGGTCATCACCGGGGCATTTTTCGTCGGCTACGCCGTGCTGCGGAGCTTGGGGGAATTTTTCCGCGAACCCGATTCCGGCTACGTCTGGCTTCTCACCAAGGGGCAGTTTCTCTCCGTTTTTCTCCTCTTGGTCGGCATCGGCTTTTGGGTGGCGGCGCGCTGGCGCCCGTCTTACCCGCCGGCTCTGGCCAAGTCCTGA
- a CDS encoding lipocalin family protein, whose product MRASACSSGAFDSGVAGCFARAVQRLVSAIPLVCGLVLLCGCASKPPLKPVDYVDLPRFMGDWWVIAHIPYWLERDTYDSKDTYRMRPDGKMDNIFSYRQGGFDGPEKVMNGLAWVVDKKSNAEWRVQFLWPIALPYYVIYLDPSYRFMAVGHPSRDYGWVMAREKRMSDADYAAVLKVMAAQGYDATRFRKVPQS is encoded by the coding sequence ATGCGGGCGTCCGCATGTTCCTCGGGCGCATTTGACTCGGGGGTCGCGGGATGTTTTGCTCGCGCCGTGCAAAGACTTGTTTCCGCGATTCCGCTTGTCTGCGGCTTGGTTCTGCTTTGCGGATGCGCATCGAAGCCGCCGCTCAAGCCGGTGGATTATGTCGATCTTCCGCGCTTCATGGGCGACTGGTGGGTGATCGCACACATTCCCTACTGGCTGGAGCGCGACACCTATGATTCGAAGGATACCTATCGCATGCGGCCGGACGGCAAGATGGACAACATCTTCAGCTACCGGCAGGGCGGATTCGACGGGCCGGAAAAGGTGATGAACGGGCTTGCGTGGGTGGTGGACAAAAAATCCAACGCCGAGTGGCGCGTTCAATTTCTCTGGCCGATCGCATTGCCTTACTACGTGATCTATCTTGATCCCAGCTACCGCTTCATGGCGGTGGGTCATCCTTCGCGTGATTACGGATGGGTGATGGCACGCGAAAAGCGCATGAGCGATGCCGATTATGCGGCGGTGCTCAAGGTGATGGCCGCGCAGGGATACGACGCAACCCGCTTTCGGAAGGTGCCGCAAAGCTAG
- a CDS encoding multidrug efflux protein: protein MSSRRPSAPPAAEEGRAFTDIFIRRPVLAAVVALLIIVAGLQAVFTLVVRQYPQSNNASVTVSTVYVGASADLVRGFITTPLERAIAGADGIDYIESQSAQGRSLITVRLKLNYDPNKALSEISSKVDQVRGDLPPEAEVPVINIENADSQRAAAYLRFISDILQPNEVTDYLVRVVQPRLSAIPGVQRAEILGGRTFAMRIWLKPERMAALNISPAQVRRALAGNNYLSAIGQTKGALVTVNLTANTDLNTPEEFEQLVLRESGGAVVRLKDVADVVLGAEDYNTEVRFSGEPAVFLGIWVLPNANSLDVIGDVRKELEAIKKDLPAGMEAGIGYDSTVYISDAINEVLKTLAETLLIVVIVIFLFLGSVRAVVVPVVAIPLSIIGAFFLMQLAGFTINLLTLLAIVLCVGIVVDDAIVMVENIERHLSEGMAPVPAALRGARELIGPIISMTITLAVVYAPIGLQGGLTGSLFREFAFTLAGAVAVSGVVALAISPVMCSRLLVPGMEEHGFAGKVGSAFNRLRDSYGRVLDKVLGNRPAVYAVWLVLAALTIPMFRMSPGELAPTEDQGIIFGIVEAPANATIEETARYAAAVKDIFFEEPEADFVFQLTQPSSGIAGLRLKPWSERERTPSEILPGVSAKLAEIPGISMRAVVPPSLPGGGNFPVEFVIASTAEPGDILAFAKQLQEKAAASGMFAFPPIIDTKIDQPQAEVVLDRDKVASMGLDMRQVGEDLSAMMGGNYVNRFNIGGRSYKVIPQIQRTGRLNPDQLQSIYVTGPGGRLIPLASVGTISNTAEPRSLNRFQQLNAVKLSGVAIRPLDEALRFLEDEAGKILPQGYVIDYTGESRQLRQEGNKFLPALGLALLLIFLVLAAQFNSFRDPLIILLGSVPLAMFGSLVFTFLKMPAPNVPFWTSGWTTTMNIYSQVGLVTLVGLIAKNGILIVEFANKCQLSGMDKLAAIREAARVRLRPVLMTTIATVAGHFPLVLVTGAGAAARNSIGLVLVGGMSIGTIFTLFIIPCLYMLIAKDTSKLARTAAHDGAAVVPAGQAKPA, encoded by the coding sequence ATGAGCTCCCGCCGGCCGTCGGCGCCGCCCGCGGCGGAAGAGGGGCGCGCGTTCACCGACATTTTTATCCGTCGTCCCGTTCTGGCGGCGGTGGTTGCCCTGCTCATCATCGTCGCCGGTCTTCAGGCGGTGTTCACGCTCGTGGTGCGCCAATACCCGCAGAGCAATAACGCGTCGGTGACGGTTAGCACCGTGTATGTCGGCGCCAGTGCGGACCTCGTGCGCGGCTTCATCACCACGCCGCTCGAGCGTGCCATCGCGGGGGCCGACGGCATTGATTACATCGAGTCGCAAAGTGCGCAGGGGCGATCGCTCATCACCGTGCGCCTCAAGCTCAACTACGACCCGAACAAGGCGCTGTCGGAGATCAGCTCCAAAGTGGACCAGGTGCGCGGCGATCTTCCGCCGGAGGCCGAGGTGCCGGTCATCAACATCGAGAACGCCGACTCTCAGCGCGCCGCGGCCTACCTGCGTTTCATCTCCGACATCCTGCAACCCAACGAGGTGACTGATTATCTCGTGCGCGTGGTGCAACCGCGCCTGAGCGCCATCCCCGGCGTGCAGCGGGCGGAGATTCTCGGGGGTCGCACCTTCGCCATGCGCATCTGGCTCAAGCCCGAGCGGATGGCGGCGCTCAACATCAGTCCAGCGCAGGTGCGGCGCGCTTTGGCGGGGAACAATTATCTTTCGGCCATCGGGCAGACCAAGGGCGCCCTGGTCACGGTGAACCTTACTGCCAACACCGACCTCAACACGCCCGAGGAATTCGAACAACTTGTGCTGCGCGAGAGCGGGGGAGCCGTGGTCAGGCTCAAGGATGTGGCGGATGTGGTCCTCGGGGCGGAGGATTACAACACCGAGGTCCGCTTTTCCGGCGAGCCCGCCGTTTTCCTTGGCATCTGGGTGCTGCCCAACGCCAACTCGCTCGATGTGATCGGTGACGTGCGGAAGGAACTCGAGGCGATCAAAAAAGACCTGCCCGCGGGCATGGAGGCCGGCATCGGCTACGATTCGACGGTTTACATTTCGGATGCCATCAACGAGGTGCTCAAGACGCTTGCCGAAACCCTCCTCATCGTCGTCATTGTCATATTCCTGTTCCTCGGTTCGGTCCGCGCGGTGGTCGTGCCCGTCGTCGCCATTCCGCTGTCGATCATCGGCGCGTTTTTCCTCATGCAGTTGGCGGGGTTCACCATCAACCTCCTCACCCTGCTGGCGATCGTGCTTTGCGTCGGTATCGTGGTGGACGACGCCATCGTCATGGTGGAGAACATCGAGCGTCATTTGTCCGAGGGTATGGCGCCCGTCCCCGCCGCGCTGCGCGGTGCGCGCGAACTCATCGGCCCGATCATTTCCATGACCATCACCCTCGCGGTGGTTTATGCGCCGATCGGCCTCCAGGGTGGGCTTACCGGATCGCTCTTCCGCGAATTCGCCTTCACGCTAGCGGGTGCGGTGGCCGTGTCCGGCGTGGTTGCTCTCGCGATTTCACCCGTGATGTGTTCGCGCCTTCTCGTCCCCGGCATGGAGGAACACGGCTTTGCCGGGAAGGTGGGGAGCGCTTTCAACCGTTTGAGGGACAGCTATGGCCGCGTCCTCGACAAGGTGCTTGGAAACCGTCCCGCGGTTTACGCCGTGTGGCTCGTGCTCGCGGCGCTCACCATCCCGATGTTCCGGATGTCGCCCGGTGAACTCGCGCCCACTGAGGACCAGGGCATTATCTTCGGCATTGTCGAGGCGCCGGCAAACGCCACGATCGAGGAAACGGCGCGCTACGCGGCCGCCGTGAAGGACATATTCTTCGAGGAGCCGGAGGCGGACTTTGTTTTCCAACTCACCCAACCATCTTCGGGCATCGCGGGGTTGCGGCTCAAGCCGTGGAGCGAGCGTGAACGGACGCCGTCCGAAATTCTTCCCGGCGTTTCCGCCAAGCTGGCGGAAATCCCCGGGATAAGCATGCGCGCGGTCGTGCCGCCCTCGCTCCCCGGTGGCGGAAATTTCCCGGTGGAGTTTGTCATAGCCTCGACGGCCGAACCCGGGGATATCCTCGCTTTCGCCAAGCAGTTGCAGGAGAAGGCGGCTGCCAGCGGGATGTTCGCGTTTCCGCCGATCATCGACACGAAGATCGACCAGCCGCAGGCGGAGGTCGTCCTTGATCGCGACAAGGTGGCGTCCATGGGCCTGGATATGCGCCAGGTGGGCGAGGATTTGTCGGCCATGATGGGCGGCAACTATGTGAACCGTTTCAATATCGGGGGCCGCAGCTACAAGGTGATCCCGCAGATCCAGCGCACCGGGCGGCTCAACCCCGACCAACTGCAGAGCATCTATGTCACCGGCCCGGGCGGGCGCCTGATTCCCTTGGCCTCCGTCGGCACGATCAGCAACACGGCCGAGCCGCGCTCGCTCAACCGCTTCCAGCAGCTCAACGCGGTGAAGCTGAGCGGTGTCGCGATCCGTCCGCTCGACGAAGCGCTGCGTTTCCTCGAGGACGAGGCCGGCAAGATTCTTCCGCAGGGCTATGTCATAGATTACACCGGCGAATCGCGCCAGTTGCGGCAGGAGGGCAACAAGTTCCTCCCGGCGCTCGGACTCGCGCTGTTGTTGATTTTCCTGGTCCTCGCGGCGCAGTTCAACAGCTTCCGCGATCCCCTCATCATCCTCCTCGGGTCCGTTCCGCTGGCGATGTTCGGCTCGCTCGTTTTCACCTTTTTGAAAATGCCTGCCCCCAACGTGCCTTTCTGGACCAGCGGGTGGACCACGACGATGAACATCTACTCGCAGGTGGGTCTGGTCACGCTGGTCGGCCTCATAGCGAAAAACGGCATCCTCATCGTCGAGTTCGCCAACAAGTGCCAGCTCTCGGGGATGGACAAATTGGCGGCCATTCGAGAAGCGGCGCGCGTGCGCTTGCGGCCCGTGCTTATGACCACCATTGCCACGGTGGCGGGCCACTTTCCGCTCGTGCTCGTCACGGGGGCGGGGGCGGCCGCGCGCAACTCGATCGGTCTCGTGCTCGTGGGCGGCATGTCGATCGGAACGATTTTCACACTCTTCATCATCCCGTGTCTTTACATGCTCATCGCGAAGGATACTTCGAAGCTCGCCCGAACGGCCGCGCATGACGGGGCGGCGGTCGTGCCTGCCGGTCAGGCCAAGCCCGCCTGA
- a CDS encoding efflux RND transporter periplasmic adaptor subunit, which translates to MKIKPYLYAAAILLVVVGVVGGIKALQIGKLIATAKEKSGPPPESVSSAEVTSARWERMVESVGSLRAVQGADLSTESSGVVTKILFENGAEVKKGDLLLELDTDTEQANLRSAQAEADLARTVYERTRKLRENNTVPQSEMDAAESQLRKMTALVEQLKATITKKQITAPFTGRLGIREVNLGQFVNNGDKIVSLQSLDPIYVDFLLPQQLLASVSTGAKLRVFTDVYPGRFFDGELTAINSEIDPVTRNIRLQGTLQNPAGELRPGMFVRVILSIGGADEVLSIPATAILRAPFGDSVFVLEETASESGETTVVARQRFIRTGRSQGDFVSVTEGLKAGEKVVTAGVFKLRNGSTVIVNNEMAPQPSAEPRPPNS; encoded by the coding sequence ATGAAAATCAAACCTTACCTGTATGCCGCGGCGATTTTGCTGGTCGTTGTCGGCGTGGTGGGCGGCATCAAGGCACTGCAAATCGGAAAGCTCATTGCCACGGCCAAGGAAAAAAGCGGACCGCCGCCGGAATCGGTCAGCTCGGCCGAAGTGACATCCGCGCGCTGGGAACGCATGGTGGAGTCCGTCGGTTCGCTCCGGGCGGTGCAGGGCGCCGACCTCAGCACGGAATCCTCGGGTGTGGTGACGAAGATCCTTTTTGAAAACGGGGCCGAGGTGAAAAAGGGCGACCTGCTGCTTGAACTCGACACCGACACCGAGCAGGCGAATTTGCGTTCCGCCCAAGCGGAGGCGGATCTTGCGCGGACTGTCTATGAACGCACGCGCAAGCTGCGCGAAAACAACACGGTGCCGCAGTCGGAGATGGACGCGGCCGAGTCGCAGCTGCGCAAGATGACGGCGCTGGTCGAGCAGCTCAAAGCGACCATCACCAAGAAACAGATCACCGCGCCGTTCACCGGGCGCCTCGGTATCCGCGAGGTGAATCTCGGTCAGTTCGTCAACAACGGCGACAAAATCGTGTCGCTCCAGTCGCTCGATCCGATCTACGTCGATTTCCTCCTGCCGCAGCAATTGCTGGCCAGCGTTTCAACAGGGGCAAAGCTCCGCGTCTTCACCGATGTTTACCCGGGGCGGTTTTTCGATGGCGAACTCACGGCCATCAACTCGGAGATCGATCCGGTGACCCGCAACATCCGTCTGCAGGGCACGCTCCAAAACCCCGCCGGCGAGTTGCGTCCGGGCATGTTCGTGCGCGTGATTCTCTCCATCGGCGGCGCCGATGAGGTGCTGAGTATTCCGGCCACCGCTATCCTGCGCGCGCCTTTCGGCGACTCGGTATTTGTCCTTGAGGAAACCGCCTCGGAATCCGGCGAAACAACGGTTGTCGCCAGGCAGCGCTTCATACGCACCGGCCGCTCGCAGGGAGATTTTGTTTCCGTCACCGAGGGCCTCAAAGCCGGCGAAAAGGTGGTGACCGCGGGCGTGTTCAAACTGCGCAACGGCTCGACCGTCATCGTCAACAACGAGATGGCTCCGCAGCCGAGCGCCGAGCCCCGTCCGCCCAACTCATGA
- a CDS encoding DUF4410 domain-containing protein, whose amino-acid sequence MPINKHIHFLLAPAIVVLVSGCASVSVREGKWSSQNAGLPEKFYVADFSVDPDVLKVDRTGDELEAFSQALSRSFSAELRDRICETIAPALPMPSNGRVGGNSWVVEGRFMRVNQGSRFLRSLVGFGAGGTKFETLTTVSEVLPSGKRRSLGMIETTGGSNAEPGLLTLPSPVTGPVRAVLSATLTGLTSDQRRTARMIAASIAQKLKSRGYALRGEPEPVKRLGSSLSASPNNSSRGSGAP is encoded by the coding sequence ATGCCTATTAACAAACACATCCATTTCTTGTTGGCACCTGCCATCGTGGTGCTGGTCTCCGGATGCGCCTCGGTTAGTGTCCGTGAGGGAAAATGGTCGTCGCAAAATGCCGGTCTCCCCGAAAAATTCTATGTTGCGGACTTCTCCGTGGATCCCGATGTGCTTAAGGTCGACCGCACGGGTGACGAACTCGAAGCTTTCTCCCAAGCGCTCTCCCGATCTTTCAGCGCGGAACTCCGCGATCGGATCTGCGAAACGATCGCGCCGGCGCTCCCCATGCCGTCGAACGGGCGTGTGGGTGGGAACAGTTGGGTTGTGGAAGGCCGATTCATGCGGGTCAATCAGGGCAGCCGCTTTCTTCGAAGCTTGGTCGGTTTCGGAGCTGGCGGGACAAAGTTCGAGACTCTGACCACGGTCTCTGAGGTGCTTCCTTCCGGAAAGCGCCGGTCGCTCGGGATGATCGAAACAACAGGCGGATCGAACGCGGAACCGGGTCTTTTGACTTTGCCGTCGCCTGTCACAGGACCGGTGCGGGCGGTGCTGTCGGCCACGCTCACGGGCTTGACATCGGACCAGCGCCGCACCGCCCGTATGATCGCGGCATCGATAGCACAAAAGCTGAAATCGCGCGGCTACGCGCTGCGCGGCGAGCCGGAGCCGGTCAAACGCCTCGGTTCTTCGCTCTCTGCCTCTCCGAACAATTCGTCGCGCGGATCTGGCGCGCCTTGA
- the trmD gene encoding tRNA (guanosine(37)-N1)-methyltransferase TrmD encodes MEIDILSLFPAMGAGVLGESILRIAGEKGLARIRVRNLRDWAPGKHRVTDEPPYGGGAGMVMKVEPIFNALEELRRPDSRVILLSAQGARFDQATAQRLAGEKHLIMISGHYEGVDQRVADHLVDEEISIGDYVLTNGTLAALVVTDAVVRLLPGVLGDAQSAADESFTHGLLEYPHYTRPAEFRGWKVPDVLLGGNHAEIEKWRREQARERTRTRRPDLGGNLEKRQQATG; translated from the coding sequence GTGGAAATCGACATTCTCTCACTTTTCCCGGCCATGGGGGCGGGGGTTCTCGGCGAAAGCATCCTGCGCATCGCCGGGGAAAAGGGTCTCGCGCGGATCCGCGTGCGCAACCTGCGCGACTGGGCGCCGGGAAAGCACCGCGTGACGGATGAGCCGCCCTACGGTGGCGGCGCGGGCATGGTGATGAAGGTCGAGCCGATCTTCAACGCGCTGGAGGAACTGCGCCGGCCGGATTCGCGTGTGATTTTGCTCTCGGCCCAAGGTGCGCGCTTCGACCAGGCAACCGCGCAACGGCTGGCGGGGGAGAAGCATCTCATCATGATTTCGGGGCATTACGAAGGCGTGGATCAGCGCGTGGCCGACCATCTGGTGGACGAGGAAATTTCCATCGGCGACTACGTGCTCACCAACGGGACGCTTGCCGCGCTCGTAGTCACCGATGCAGTGGTGCGTCTCTTGCCCGGCGTTCTCGGCGACGCGCAGTCGGCCGCGGATGAATCGTTTACCCACGGATTGCTGGAATATCCCCATTACACGCGCCCGGCCGAATTCCGGGGATGGAAGGTTCCCGATGTGCTTCTCGGAGGCAATCATGCCGAAATCGAAAAGTGGCGGCGGGAGCAGGCGCGGGAACGAACGAGGACGCGCAGGCCGGATCTGGGTGGAAATCTCGAAAAGCGGCAACAAGCCACTGGATAG
- a CDS encoding type II toxin-antitoxin system VapC family toxin — MFLLDTNVVSELRKASRCHPGVADWQAKQKPGVCHISAVTILEIRLGIELARKNDCAKAQILEEWLEGRVKTGFAGRILPVDEAVAEACGRLHAARPRSFRDGLILATAAAHRLTIVTRNTKDFADGGVAVINPWK; from the coding sequence TTGTTTCTACTTGATACCAACGTGGTGTCTGAACTGCGCAAAGCTTCGCGCTGTCATCCGGGCGTGGCGGATTGGCAGGCGAAGCAGAAGCCGGGAGTTTGCCACATCAGCGCGGTGACGATCTTGGAAATCCGCTTGGGTATCGAACTGGCCCGCAAGAACGACTGCGCCAAAGCACAAATCCTCGAGGAATGGCTGGAAGGCCGTGTCAAAACAGGCTTCGCCGGACGGATTTTGCCGGTTGATGAAGCGGTTGCCGAAGCCTGCGGTCGTCTGCACGCCGCACGCCCCCGCTCGTTCCGCGATGGCCTGATCCTCGCCACTGCAGCGGCACACCGTTTGACCATCGTCACGCGAAACACCAAAGACTTTGCTGACGGTGGCGTTGCGGTGATCAATCCTTGGAAGTAG
- the rnr gene encoding ribonuclease R, translating to MRLLLGGQRPIVSPHMPRSSRRPKRSDKSRRPSSRQKPKRDSGRPQQAKRHGGKPAAQKKQQNIPGPQKTPAGASDSDLSARVLAVVRKQRKSPPSAQDLTRTLQLGPKNSAALERALHDLEIAGDIVRVRQDRYTLPADADLAVGTIQLHRDGSAHLLRDRPGDPEFYLSAENTTTALPGDRVVVRHLRDQPPYRGYQPCGRVIRILKRGTTMAVGTLEKSARFWHVVPDDKHFVHNIYVPQPAPPLRPNQGDKVVVKLGEWTSRYTNPEGEIVEVLGPADKPGVDIESIIRKFDLPTKFPEAVIAEAHAFPSEVPSSAAQGREDCRNTLVITIDPDDARDFDDAIAVEKLSDGWRLTVHVADVSHYVAPATPLDHEAYKRGNSVYLPDRVIPMLPEALSNGLCSLRPDEDRLTFAAFLEIGRDGKIRKSRFAKCIIRSARRFTYKEAFARLQVAPQDKFDRLLHEAWAMASVMRKKRFDEGSLDLDFPEVKVWLDDQGRPDRLERIENDISHQLIEECMLAANEAVARLFRMKPAAAIHRVHEKPDEEKLNEYRERVQMHGHKVGNLAVRKELTRFLRMLQGRPEEYALKTALLKSLKRASYSPEPAGHYGLAKSDYTHFTSPIRRYADLIVHRVLSDICGYTKPKGRIPFAEIARHISTTERNAAEAEREAVRLKKMEFFRQQLAKRTGRTFKAIVLEVRNFGMFVELPEVMAGGLIHVSALGDDFYTFDQARQRFVGRKKKKTYQAGDELEVIVARVDPFKQQIDFAPA from the coding sequence ATGCGCTTGCTCCTTGGCGGACAACGCCCCATCGTCAGCCCGCATATGCCCCGATCTTCACGTCGTCCGAAACGCTCGGACAAATCCCGCCGTCCATCCAGTCGGCAAAAACCAAAGCGCGATAGCGGACGTCCGCAGCAAGCCAAGCGTCACGGCGGCAAGCCAGCCGCTCAAAAAAAGCAGCAGAATATTCCCGGTCCGCAAAAAACACCCGCGGGCGCATCCGATTCCGACTTGTCGGCACGGGTGCTAGCTGTGGTGCGCAAGCAACGAAAGTCGCCGCCGTCGGCACAAGATCTCACCCGCACTCTGCAACTGGGTCCAAAAAATTCTGCTGCCTTGGAACGCGCGCTGCACGATCTCGAAATCGCGGGCGATATCGTTCGCGTGCGGCAGGACCGCTACACCTTGCCGGCCGACGCGGACCTTGCCGTCGGCACGATCCAACTTCACCGTGACGGCTCGGCACACCTCTTGCGCGACCGTCCGGGCGATCCTGAATTTTATCTAAGCGCCGAAAACACGACGACGGCGCTCCCTGGGGACCGCGTAGTGGTGAGACATTTGCGCGATCAGCCACCGTATCGCGGCTACCAGCCGTGCGGGCGCGTGATCCGCATTCTCAAACGCGGAACAACGATGGCCGTGGGCACTTTGGAAAAGTCCGCTCGTTTCTGGCATGTCGTTCCTGACGACAAACATTTCGTCCACAACATCTACGTCCCCCAGCCCGCACCGCCGTTGCGTCCGAACCAAGGCGACAAGGTCGTGGTGAAACTCGGCGAATGGACTTCGCGCTACACGAATCCCGAGGGCGAGATTGTCGAGGTGCTCGGGCCGGCAGATAAACCCGGAGTCGATATCGAATCGATCATCCGGAAGTTCGACCTTCCGACAAAGTTTCCCGAGGCTGTCATCGCCGAGGCGCATGCATTTCCGTCGGAGGTGCCGTCCTCCGCGGCGCAGGGGCGCGAAGATTGCCGCAACACCCTGGTGATCACGATCGATCCGGACGACGCGCGCGACTTCGACGACGCGATCGCGGTGGAAAAATTGTCCGACGGCTGGCGACTCACGGTGCATGTGGCCGATGTGTCGCATTACGTTGCACCCGCGACTCCGCTCGACCACGAGGCCTACAAGCGCGGCAACAGCGTGTATTTGCCCGACCGTGTGATCCCGATGCTACCCGAAGCGTTGAGCAACGGGCTGTGCAGTCTGCGGCCGGACGAGGACCGTCTCACCTTCGCCGCATTTCTGGAGATCGGGCGTGATGGCAAAATCCGCAAGTCGCGTTTTGCGAAATGCATCATCCGCAGCGCGCGGCGGTTCACCTACAAAGAGGCGTTTGCGCGTCTGCAGGTAGCGCCGCAGGACAAGTTCGACCGCCTGTTGCACGAAGCGTGGGCGATGGCGTCGGTGATGCGGAAAAAGCGCTTCGACGAAGGTTCGCTCGACTTGGATTTTCCCGAAGTGAAGGTGTGGCTGGATGACCAGGGACGCCCGGACCGTCTCGAGCGGATCGAGAACGACATTTCCCATCAGTTGATCGAGGAATGCATGCTCGCGGCCAATGAAGCCGTTGCGCGACTGTTCCGCATGAAGCCCGCCGCGGCGATCCACCGCGTGCACGAGAAGCCGGACGAGGAAAAGCTCAATGAATACCGCGAGCGTGTGCAGATGCACGGACACAAGGTCGGAAATCTCGCGGTGCGCAAGGAGCTGACGCGATTCCTGCGCATGCTGCAGGGGCGACCCGAGGAATACGCGTTAAAAACCGCGCTCTTGAAAAGCCTCAAACGCGCCAGTTACTCGCCGGAACCGGCGGGGCATTACGGTTTGGCCAAGAGCGACTATACCCATTTCACCAGTCCGATACGGCGCTACGCCGATTTGATCGTCCATCGCGTGCTGTCGGATATCTGCGGTTACACCAAACCGAAAGGCCGTATTCCGTTCGCCGAGATCGCGCGCCATATTTCAACGACCGAGCGCAACGCGGCCGAGGCCGAGCGGGAAGCCGTGCGGCTGAAGAAAATGGAGTTTTTCCGTCAGCAACTGGCGAAGCGCACGGGGCGCACGTTCAAAGCCATCGTGCTCGAGGTGCGCAACTTCGGGATGTTCGTCGAGTTGCCGGAAGTCATGGCCGGCGGACTCATCCATGTGTCCGCGCTGGGCGATGATTTCTACACGTTCGATCAGGCGAGGCAGCGATTTGTCGGGAGGAAAAAGAAGAAGACTTACCAGGCGGGCGACGAACTCGAAGTGATCGTTGCGCGCGTCGATCCGTTCAAACAGCAGATCGACTTCGCGCCGGCTTGA